A region from the uncultured Holophaga sp. genome encodes:
- a CDS encoding oligopeptide transporter, OPT family, translating into MHQPFVPSNQTLKEFSFRAVFIGLVMCIILGAANAYLGLRAGMTIAATYPAAVIGMALIKLLKGTILEENIARTVGSIGESVAAGAIFTIPAFVISGIWPRFFTPGHYLTSAFIMFAGGLMGIMFVALLRRVMVEDADLPYPESLAAAEIHKAGQGGGGGTKLLFGAMGFGALVQILNQLSLYSTHWEKFVTFKAASFSLIAKGKAALAKGGLLLSNPGISPAYMGVGYIIGPQLGALNFAGGLIAWGLLVPIITFFLAPGTMPADASTADWIALSISVWKNIVRPIAIGGMLVGACTTLYRMRKSLITGLKRSISDVKKAAVGEHTIDRVNKDIPFTWILAGIAFAALCTFLISLLIFHTTVLVAIVAALLAVILGFFFAAVSGYLVGIIGSSNNPMSGLTLTALVITALVMVILGVKGREGIAAVLGVAAIVCVSSGVAGEMLQDLKAGHILGGTPWRMQLGDVLGVVFSAALLFLPLVVLHVGDIKKSAADELAKREAAQVQVVKYEGARTDLKKEYTLNEVKALDPDTQKEVLNLDAGFGSPRLAAPQAGLMAMLSKGIVEGRMPWALIIVGMLMGIGFVLMQVKSPMLVSVGMYLPLETTFAIFIGGLIKGVVELIGKKRNLSEGQKVRVENAGVLVAAGLIAGEALVGLLFASLAFFEVNYTVFRNPGMFFISLIILAVVALILIFIPLRNPGAADAPAPPRAG; encoded by the coding sequence ATGCACCAGCCCTTCGTCCCCTCGAACCAGACCTTGAAGGAGTTCTCCTTCAGGGCCGTCTTCATCGGCCTGGTCATGTGCATCATCCTGGGGGCGGCCAATGCCTACCTGGGTCTGCGTGCAGGCATGACCATCGCCGCCACCTACCCGGCGGCGGTCATCGGCATGGCCCTCATCAAGCTCCTCAAGGGCACCATCCTGGAGGAGAACATCGCCCGGACCGTCGGCAGCATCGGCGAATCCGTGGCGGCGGGCGCCATCTTCACCATCCCAGCCTTCGTCATCAGCGGCATCTGGCCCAGGTTCTTCACCCCGGGGCACTACCTCACCTCGGCCTTCATCATGTTCGCCGGCGGTCTCATGGGCATCATGTTCGTGGCCCTGCTGCGCCGGGTGATGGTGGAGGATGCGGACCTGCCCTATCCCGAGTCCCTGGCCGCCGCCGAGATTCACAAGGCCGGACAGGGCGGGGGCGGGGGCACCAAGCTGCTCTTCGGTGCCATGGGCTTCGGCGCCCTGGTCCAGATCCTCAATCAGCTGAGCCTCTACAGCACCCACTGGGAGAAGTTCGTCACCTTCAAGGCCGCCTCCTTCAGCCTCATCGCCAAGGGCAAAGCGGCCCTGGCCAAGGGTGGGCTCCTGCTGAGCAACCCCGGCATCAGCCCCGCCTACATGGGGGTGGGCTACATCATCGGGCCCCAGCTGGGTGCCCTGAACTTCGCGGGTGGCCTCATCGCCTGGGGTCTGCTGGTGCCCATCATCACCTTCTTCCTGGCCCCCGGCACCATGCCCGCCGATGCCAGCACCGCCGACTGGATTGCCCTCTCCATCTCGGTGTGGAAGAACATCGTCCGTCCCATCGCCATTGGCGGCATGCTGGTGGGCGCCTGCACCACCCTCTACCGCATGCGCAAGAGCCTCATCACTGGCCTCAAGCGCTCCATCTCCGATGTGAAGAAGGCCGCCGTGGGTGAGCACACCATCGACCGGGTGAACAAGGACATCCCCTTCACCTGGATCCTGGCGGGCATCGCCTTCGCCGCCCTCTGCACCTTCCTCATCAGCCTCCTGATCTTCCACACCACCGTGCTGGTGGCCATCGTCGCCGCCCTGCTGGCCGTCATCCTCGGATTCTTTTTCGCCGCGGTGTCGGGTTACCTGGTGGGCATCATCGGGTCCTCCAACAACCCTATGTCCGGCCTGACCCTGACCGCCCTCGTCATCACCGCCCTGGTGATGGTGATCCTGGGGGTCAAGGGCCGTGAGGGTATCGCTGCCGTGCTCGGTGTGGCGGCCATCGTCTGCGTCAGCAGCGGCGTGGCGGGCGAAATGCTCCAGGACCTCAAGGCCGGCCACATCCTCGGTGGCACCCCCTGGCGCATGCAGCTGGGCGATGTCCTGGGTGTGGTCTTCTCCGCCGCCCTCCTCTTCCTGCCCCTGGTGGTCCTGCATGTGGGTGACATCAAGAAGAGCGCTGCCGACGAGCTCGCCAAGCGCGAGGCGGCCCAGGTCCAGGTGGTGAAGTACGAAGGCGCCCGCACGGACCTCAAGAAGGAATACACCCTCAACGAGGTCAAGGCCCTGGATCCCGACACCCAGAAGGAGGTGCTGAACCTGGACGCCGGTTTCGGCAGCCCCCGCCTCGCCGCCCCCCAGGCCGGCCTCATGGCCATGCTCAGCAAGGGCATCGTGGAGGGCCGCATGCCCTGGGCCCTCATCATCGTGGGCATGCTCATGGGCATCGGCTTCGTCCTGATGCAGGTCAAGAGCCCCATGCTGGTCTCGGTGGGGATGTATCTGCCCCTGGAGACCACCTTCGCCATCTTCATCGGCGGGCTGATCAAGGGCGTGGTGGAGCTCATCGGGAAGAAGCGCAACCTGAGCGAAGGCCAGAAGGTGCGGGTGGAGAACGCCGGAGTGCTGGTGGCCGCGGGACTCATCGCCGGTGAGGCCCTGGTGGGCCTGCTCTTCGCCAGCCTAGCCTTCTTCGAGGTCAACTACACCGTCTTCCGCAACCCCGGCATGTTCTTCATCAGCCTCATCATCCTCGCGGTGGTGGCCCTGATCCTCATCTTCATCCCCCTGCGGAACCCCGGGGCCGCCGACGCCCCCGCCCCCCCCAGGGCCGGCTGA
- a CDS encoding PqqD family protein has translation MQLDWTPLQALPFEVLEDGQVVIIRPKFLSPRWKWLQKRLGRPNFRVKLDAKGALIWGLCDGHHSIQAICDQVREAHGEDHTTERTAWFIRELYQGGFVK, from the coding sequence ATGCAGCTCGACTGGACCCCCCTCCAGGCCCTCCCCTTCGAGGTCCTGGAGGACGGGCAGGTGGTGATCATCCGCCCCAAGTTCCTGAGTCCCCGCTGGAAGTGGCTCCAGAAGCGTCTGGGGCGCCCCAACTTCCGGGTGAAGCTGGATGCCAAGGGCGCCCTCATCTGGGGGCTCTGCGACGGCCATCACAGCATCCAGGCCATCTGCGACCAGGTCCGGGAGGCCCATGGCGAGGACCACACCACCGAGCGTACCGCATGGTTCATCCGGGAGCTCTACCAGGGCGGATTCGTGAAATAG